One region of Microbacterium sufflavum genomic DNA includes:
- a CDS encoding ANTAR domain-containing response regulator: MESVTEQEQAEQPTASAPRRVVVAEDESLIRLDIVEILRDNGFDVVGEAGDGETAVALATELRPDLVIMDVKMPQLDGISAAEKLHKGNIAPVVLLTAFSQKELVERASEAGALAYVVKPFTPNDLLPAIEIALARHEQIITLEAEVADMVERFETRKLVDRAKGLLNEKMGLSEPEAFRWIQKASMDRRLTMQDVAKAIIEQLAPKK; the protein is encoded by the coding sequence ATGGAGTCCGTGACCGAGCAAGAACAGGCTGAGCAGCCCACGGCATCCGCACCCCGACGCGTCGTCGTCGCCGAAGACGAGTCGCTGATCCGTCTCGACATCGTCGAGATCCTTCGCGACAACGGCTTCGATGTCGTCGGCGAAGCCGGTGACGGGGAGACGGCCGTCGCCCTCGCGACCGAGTTGCGCCCCGACCTGGTCATCATGGACGTCAAGATGCCCCAGCTCGACGGCATCAGTGCGGCCGAGAAGCTGCACAAGGGCAACATCGCCCCGGTCGTGCTGCTGACGGCCTTCAGCCAGAAGGAGCTCGTGGAGCGGGCGAGCGAGGCGGGCGCCCTGGCGTACGTCGTCAAGCCGTTCACCCCGAACGACCTGCTGCCGGCCATCGAGATCGCGCTCGCGCGTCACGAGCAGATCATCACGCTCGAGGCCGAGGTCGCCGACATGGTCGAGCGCTTCGAGACCCGCAAGCTGGTCGACCGTGCCAAGGGACTGCTGAACGAGAAGATGGGCCTGAGCGAGCCCGAGGCGTTCCGCTGGATCCAGAAGGCCTCGATGGATCGCCGCCTCACGATGCAGGACGTCGCGAAGGCCATCATCGAGCAGCTCGCCCCGAAGAAGTAG
- a CDS encoding GNAT family N-acetyltransferase — protein sequence MLRLDAEHLLRPVRAGDGPGIAAAYRANRAHLAPWEPERDAAFFTDEWQERHVAQCLAEAEAGRSLRFVVVGDDGSIRGRVNLNSIVRGAFWSADLGYWIDASRLRRGLAGRAVTLVAEHARTELHLHRLQAATLLHNLASQRVLAGCGFERIGLAPKYLRIAGEWQDHLLFQLLLEEPLSAPRERP from the coding sequence GTGCTCCGCCTCGACGCCGAGCACCTGCTGCGGCCCGTGCGAGCGGGCGACGGCCCCGGCATCGCCGCGGCCTATCGCGCGAATCGTGCACACCTGGCTCCGTGGGAGCCCGAGCGCGACGCCGCCTTCTTCACCGACGAGTGGCAGGAGCGGCACGTCGCGCAGTGCCTGGCGGAAGCCGAGGCGGGACGGAGCCTGCGGTTCGTCGTGGTCGGGGATGATGGCTCGATCCGCGGCCGCGTCAACCTGAACTCGATCGTCCGCGGCGCGTTCTGGAGCGCGGACCTCGGCTACTGGATCGACGCCTCACGGCTGCGGCGCGGGCTGGCCGGGCGTGCGGTGACCCTCGTCGCGGAGCACGCGAGGACGGAGCTCCACCTGCATCGGCTGCAGGCTGCCACGCTGCTCCACAACCTGGCTTCGCAGCGCGTGCTGGCGGGATGCGGTTTCGAGCGCATCGGCCTGGCGCCGAAGTACCTGCGCATCGCGGGGGAGTGGCAGGATCACCTGCTGTTCCAGCTGCTGCTGGAGGAGCCTCTCAGCGCCCCGAGGGAACGTCCTTGA
- the polA gene encoding DNA polymerase I produces MTDSAKPTLMVVDGHSLAYRAFFALPVDNFTTKDNQHTNAIYGFLSMLVNLIKAEQPTHLAIAFDTSRHSFRTDEYPEYKATRSETPSEFKGQIPLLQDCLAAMSIPVLTQEGIEADDILATLSTQGAAQGYDVLVVSGDRDTIQLVTDDITLLYPSVQGVSQLKRYDPTTVQERYGVRPEQYPDIAALVGETSDNLPGVPKVGEKTAVKWLTQFGSLDELLDRADEIKGVVGGNLRDHIDDVRRNRKLNRLLTDVELPVAPGDLAVTPIDAQAVRDIFARLEFRTLLPRVFEAVGAGEVADDPAAVVEMPVPAQVSGAELASWAAAQESDVALRVTIAAGAPVRLGAATETELRELDWSDDAAAALRDWLESSAPKVLHDAKPQVKALRRHGIRLGGLAYDTSLAGWLLRPSFPDKTLSDLVQRYLGEKLPEADPSQLVPETEGATPSQEAWFVLRVAEALRGDLPEPVAAVLTDIELPTLLTLADMELAGVAVSHEVLSTFSSELAARADVLAQEAFSVVGREFNLGSPKQLQEVLFEDLQLPKTRKTKTGYSTDAAVLADLQESHPHPFLSLLLQHREATKLRQIIESLDGAIGPDHRVHTTYVQTGSQTGRLSSTDPNLQNIPVRTEESRRIRSAFEVGEGYETLLTADYSQIEMRIMAHLSGDEGLIEAFNSGEDLHRFVGARVFGVEPGDVTPAMRTKVKAMSYGLVYGLSAFGLSKQLRIEQAEAKQLMIEYFARFGAVRDYLRASVMKAKEDGYTETIFGRRRPFPDLASPNRVLRENAERAALNAPIQGSAADIMKIALFHIHDDLQAAELSSRVLLQIHDELVVEVASGEWDRVEQIVRTRMGDAAQLSVPLDVQVGRGRDWNEAAH; encoded by the coding sequence GTGACGGACTCCGCAAAGCCTACCCTCATGGTCGTCGACGGCCATTCGCTCGCCTACCGCGCCTTCTTCGCCCTCCCGGTCGACAACTTCACGACCAAGGACAACCAGCACACGAACGCCATCTACGGCTTCCTGTCGATGCTGGTGAACCTCATCAAGGCCGAGCAGCCGACGCATCTCGCCATCGCCTTCGACACGTCACGGCACTCGTTCCGCACCGACGAGTACCCCGAGTACAAGGCCACCCGCTCGGAGACCCCCTCCGAGTTCAAGGGCCAGATCCCGCTGCTGCAGGACTGTCTCGCGGCCATGTCCATCCCCGTCCTGACGCAGGAGGGCATCGAGGCCGACGACATCCTCGCCACGCTGTCGACCCAGGGCGCCGCGCAGGGCTACGACGTGCTCGTGGTGTCGGGCGACCGCGACACCATCCAGCTGGTCACCGACGACATCACCCTGCTGTACCCGTCCGTGCAGGGCGTGTCCCAGCTCAAGCGCTACGACCCCACGACCGTGCAGGAGCGCTACGGCGTCCGCCCGGAACAGTACCCCGACATCGCGGCGCTCGTGGGCGAGACCAGTGACAACCTGCCCGGCGTCCCGAAGGTGGGGGAGAAGACCGCGGTCAAGTGGCTCACCCAGTTCGGCTCTCTCGACGAGCTGCTCGATCGCGCCGACGAGATCAAGGGCGTCGTGGGCGGCAACCTGCGCGACCACATCGACGACGTGCGTCGCAACCGCAAGCTGAACCGCCTCCTGACCGACGTCGAGCTGCCGGTGGCCCCGGGAGACCTCGCGGTCACGCCCATCGACGCCCAGGCCGTGCGCGACATCTTCGCCCGCCTGGAGTTCCGCACCCTGCTGCCGCGGGTGTTCGAGGCGGTGGGCGCGGGCGAGGTGGCCGACGACCCGGCGGCCGTGGTCGAGATGCCCGTTCCCGCGCAGGTGAGCGGCGCCGAGCTCGCCTCGTGGGCTGCCGCGCAGGAGAGCGATGTGGCACTGCGCGTGACGATCGCGGCGGGGGCTCCCGTGCGCCTGGGGGCCGCCACCGAGACGGAGCTGCGCGAGCTCGACTGGTCCGACGACGCGGCCGCGGCTCTTCGCGACTGGCTCGAGTCCTCTGCCCCGAAGGTGCTGCACGACGCGAAGCCGCAGGTGAAGGCGCTGCGGCGCCACGGCATCCGGCTCGGCGGACTGGCGTACGACACGAGTCTCGCGGGCTGGCTCCTACGCCCGAGCTTCCCCGACAAGACGCTGTCCGACCTGGTGCAGCGTTACCTCGGAGAGAAGCTGCCCGAGGCCGACCCCTCGCAGCTGGTTCCCGAGACCGAAGGGGCGACACCGTCGCAGGAGGCCTGGTTCGTCCTGCGCGTGGCCGAGGCGCTGCGCGGCGACCTGCCGGAGCCGGTCGCCGCCGTGCTCACCGACATCGAGCTGCCGACCCTGCTCACCCTCGCCGACATGGAGCTCGCGGGGGTCGCCGTCTCACACGAGGTGCTGTCCACGTTCTCGAGCGAGCTGGCGGCACGAGCGGATGTGCTCGCGCAGGAGGCGTTCTCGGTGGTCGGGCGCGAGTTCAACCTCGGCTCGCCCAAGCAGCTGCAGGAGGTGCTGTTCGAAGACCTGCAGCTGCCGAAGACGCGTAAGACCAAGACGGGCTATTCGACCGACGCCGCGGTGCTGGCCGATCTGCAGGAATCCCACCCGCACCCGTTCCTGAGCCTGCTGCTGCAGCACCGCGAGGCGACCAAGCTGCGGCAGATCATCGAGTCGCTGGACGGGGCGATCGGACCGGACCATCGGGTGCACACCACGTACGTGCAGACGGGGAGCCAGACCGGCCGGCTGTCGAGCACCGACCCCAATCTGCAGAACATCCCGGTGCGCACCGAGGAGTCACGTCGGATCCGCAGTGCGTTCGAGGTGGGCGAGGGGTACGAGACGCTGCTGACCGCGGACTACTCGCAGATCGAGATGCGCATCATGGCGCACCTGTCGGGCGACGAGGGGCTCATCGAGGCGTTCAACAGCGGCGAAGACCTGCACCGGTTCGTGGGTGCGCGGGTGTTCGGCGTCGAGCCGGGCGATGTCACCCCGGCGATGCGCACCAAGGTCAAGGCCATGTCGTACGGTCTGGTCTACGGGCTGTCGGCGTTCGGTCTGTCGAAGCAGCTGCGCATCGAGCAGGCCGAGGCCAAGCAGCTCATGATCGAGTACTTCGCCCGCTTCGGCGCGGTGCGCGACTACCTGCGCGCGTCGGTCATGAAGGCGAAGGAAGACGGCTACACCGAGACGATCTTCGGTCGGCGCCGCCCGTTCCCCGACCTCGCGAGCCCGAACCGGGTGCTGCGCGAGAACGCCGAGCGTGCCGCGCTCAACGCCCCGATCCAGGGCAGTGCGGCGGACATCATGAAGATCGCGCTGTTCCACATCCACGACGACCTGCAGGCCGCGGAGCTCTCGTCCCGGGTGCTCCTCCAGATCCACGACGAGCTCGTGGTGGAGGTCGCGTCGGGGGAGTGGGATCGGGTCGAGCAGATCGTCCGCACCCGCATGGGCGATGCCGCGCAGCTCTCCGTCCCTCTCGACGTGCAGGTCGGGCGCGGTCGCGACTGGAACGAGGCCGCGCACTGA
- a CDS encoding hotdog fold thioesterase produces the protein MGEVATSEGLEWAAARGMGALAEKMGMEFVEFGVDRCVATMPVAGNTQPVGLMHGGAYVVLGESLGSMAANLHAGEGRLAVGVDINATHTRSATSGTVTGVCTPVHLGRSITVHEIVVTDDQGRRCSTIRITNMIKDVPSGR, from the coding sequence ATGGGCGAGGTCGCGACCAGCGAAGGGCTCGAGTGGGCGGCCGCCCGCGGCATGGGCGCACTGGCCGAGAAGATGGGCATGGAGTTCGTGGAGTTCGGCGTCGACCGGTGCGTCGCGACCATGCCGGTCGCCGGCAACACCCAGCCCGTCGGCCTGATGCACGGCGGCGCGTATGTCGTGCTCGGCGAGTCCCTCGGCTCGATGGCGGCGAACCTCCACGCCGGAGAGGGGCGCCTCGCGGTCGGCGTCGACATCAACGCGACCCACACCCGCTCCGCGACCTCCGGGACCGTCACCGGGGTATGCACGCCGGTGCACCTCGGACGCAGCATCACGGTGCACGAGATCGTCGTCACGGATGATCAGGGCCGACGCTGCTCGACGATCCGCATCACCAACATGATCAAGGACGTTCCCTCGGGGCGCTGA